A portion of the Adhaeribacter radiodurans genome contains these proteins:
- a CDS encoding methylmalonyl-CoA mutase family protein, whose protein sequence is MPDSLKRLSLFPEFKKISGSEWANKVRKDLKGEDPESLTWHSPEGITIQPCYHSEDLADQPLTEAIPVQYPFVRGHKTANNNWENIAVITVSHNFCSAVDKGAKAVEQGADGLHFILQDKVILDFNYLLQHIDYNRFSISFTVSQKPTDFLKTFYNVLQELHISTSVLRGFIYFNLSEAHTFYTRSYYDELAALLKVYQDNTSYKLLSINGAGFAFKGGTVVQEIAYTISAAVACLDELTNRGIPAELVARNMHFQLAVGTNYFFEMAKLRAIRLLWATIIKSYGLDLEAAAALRVHSQTSRWHQTTFDPHINLLRTTTEAMAAVLGGCDSLAVCSFDNTIRPENEFSERIARNISLLLKEEAYLHQIIDPAAGSYYLETLTSQLAESAWQIFQDLEKTGGFVANWQNNYIKNSLNEVAQQKFKKVASGEDILVGTNKFINPKEKFDYDPEKLIQSNYFDTTRAAYSLEVMRFAVELHYLKRRQKPKVVIASVGDAIQRHLNASFAKEFFGCAGFTTEIQHFNSVTEAAQALPLVSGEVIVLSSSTKEYQSFAQQIGPALKSHKNKPAIILAANPHHMKAELKEQGFDEFLFQGCDTTTIVARIQEHLQKEQTIDS, encoded by the coding sequence ATGCCAGATTCATTAAAGCGCCTTTCTTTGTTTCCCGAGTTTAAAAAGATTTCTGGTTCGGAATGGGCAAACAAAGTTCGTAAAGATTTAAAAGGAGAAGATCCGGAAAGTTTAACCTGGCATTCGCCGGAGGGTATAACCATACAACCATGCTACCACTCAGAAGACTTAGCTGATCAGCCATTAACCGAAGCTATTCCTGTTCAGTATCCTTTTGTCCGCGGCCATAAAACAGCGAATAATAATTGGGAAAATATTGCCGTTATTACAGTTAGTCACAATTTTTGTTCAGCCGTAGATAAAGGAGCCAAAGCAGTAGAACAAGGCGCCGATGGTTTGCATTTTATTCTTCAGGATAAAGTAATTCTTGATTTTAATTATTTACTGCAACATATAGATTACAACCGTTTTTCTATCAGTTTTACGGTAAGCCAAAAACCAACTGATTTCCTAAAAACTTTTTATAACGTCCTTCAAGAGCTACACATTTCAACTTCAGTACTACGCGGTTTTATTTATTTTAACCTATCCGAAGCCCATACTTTTTATACCCGGTCTTACTACGATGAGTTAGCTGCTTTGCTGAAGGTATACCAGGACAATACTTCTTATAAATTACTCTCGATAAATGGGGCGGGCTTTGCCTTTAAAGGCGGAACAGTAGTGCAGGAAATAGCTTATACCATTAGTGCTGCCGTTGCCTGTTTAGATGAACTTACCAATCGGGGAATTCCTGCGGAATTAGTTGCCCGTAACATGCATTTTCAATTGGCTGTTGGCACCAACTATTTTTTTGAAATGGCTAAACTACGGGCAATTCGTTTGCTTTGGGCTACCATTATAAAATCCTACGGTCTGGATTTGGAAGCAGCGGCTGCTCTCCGGGTACACAGCCAAACTTCCCGGTGGCATCAAACTACTTTCGACCCGCACATTAATTTATTACGCACCACCACCGAAGCCATGGCAGCTGTACTAGGCGGTTGCGACAGTTTAGCCGTTTGTTCTTTTGATAACACCATCCGTCCTGAAAACGAGTTTTCGGAACGGATTGCTCGTAATATCTCGCTGCTGTTAAAAGAAGAAGCGTATTTACACCAGATTATTGACCCGGCTGCCGGTTCTTATTATCTCGAAACATTAACTAGTCAACTCGCTGAGTCGGCCTGGCAAATATTTCAGGATCTCGAAAAAACAGGTGGCTTTGTGGCTAATTGGCAAAACAATTATATTAAAAACTCTTTAAATGAAGTAGCCCAGCAAAAATTTAAAAAAGTTGCTTCCGGGGAGGATATTCTGGTTGGCACGAATAAATTTATCAACCCCAAAGAAAAATTTGACTACGATCCGGAAAAGCTTATTCAAAGCAATTATTTTGATACTACCCGCGCGGCTTACTCCTTAGAAGTAATGCGGTTTGCGGTAGAACTACATTACCTGAAACGGCGGCAAAAGCCCAAAGTAGTAATAGCTTCTGTGGGCGATGCTATTCAACGGCACCTGAATGCTTCTTTTGCTAAAGAATTCTTTGGCTGCGCTGGGTTTACTACCGAGATCCAGCATTTTAATTCGGTAACAGAAGCGGCTCAAGCCTTACCTTTGGTTTCCGGAGAAGTAATTGTTTTATCGTCTTCTACTAAAGAATATCAATCTTTTGCCCAACAAATTGGCCCGGCCCTTAAAAGCCACAAAAATAAACCAGCTATTATTCTGGCGGCGAATCCTCACCACATGAAGGCCGAATTAAAAGAACAAGGTTTCGACGAATTTCTTTTTCAAGGATGCGATACCACTACAATTGTAGCTCGCATTCAGGAACACTTGCAAAAAGAACAAACTATTGATAGTTAA
- a CDS encoding SH3 domain-containing protein yields the protein MKKLILSLVLFLQFGLVMARDNFPLIGVKVRSENVKMYQQAGTTTPVIQTIATTDRVELICKWNNQWAQVKVNHKIGYVLFTELMFQKPEP from the coding sequence ATGAAAAAGCTAATTCTTTCACTCGTGTTATTTCTGCAGTTCGGTTTAGTAATGGCCCGCGACAATTTTCCATTAATTGGAGTAAAAGTTCGCAGTGAAAACGTTAAAATGTACCAGCAGGCAGGTACAACTACTCCCGTCATTCAAACTATTGCTACCACCGACCGGGTAGAACTAATTTGCAAATGGAATAATCAGTGGGCGCAGGTAAAAGTAAACCATAAAATAGGTTACGTTTTATTTACAGAGTTAATGTTCCAGAAACCAGAACCGTAA